One window of Deinococcus cellulosilyticus NBRC 106333 = KACC 11606 genomic DNA carries:
- the nuoE gene encoding NADH-quinone oxidoreductase subunit NuoE, giving the protein MRYFADKQDVVQDIFSRYPDTERGRRSALMPLLREVQNAFGYVPEENIQEIADLLETTATEVKSVMSFYSTYHTIPTGKYHLQVCATLSCAIAGSDELWDHLVDNLGIQQGEVTKDGLFSIQKVECLGSCGTAPMLQINDEGYHECVSKKRIRLLLEQFRRGEPFNPDILPPIPIHAGQQELANGLPAGGLATSIPSLVEGEA; this is encoded by the coding sequence ATGCGTTACTTTGCCGACAAACAGGACGTAGTGCAGGACATATTTTCACGGTATCCGGACACGGAACGCGGCAGACGAAGCGCCCTCATGCCCCTGCTGCGGGAAGTGCAGAATGCCTTCGGGTATGTGCCAGAAGAGAACATCCAGGAGATTGCTGATCTTCTGGAGACCACCGCCACCGAAGTCAAATCTGTGATGAGTTTCTACTCGACCTACCACACCATTCCCACAGGCAAATACCACCTGCAGGTGTGCGCCACCCTGAGTTGCGCCATTGCCGGGAGCGATGAACTGTGGGATCACCTGGTGGACAACCTGGGCATCCAGCAGGGAGAGGTCACCAAAGACGGACTTTTCTCCATCCAGAAAGTGGAATGCCTGGGAAGCTGCGGAACCGCCCCCATGCTCCAGATCAACGACGAGGGTTACCACGAATGCGTCTCCAAGAAGCGCATCCGGTTGTTGCTGGAACAGTTCCGCAGGGGAGAGCCCTTCAACCCTGACATCCTGCCTCCCATCCCGATTCACGCAGGGCAGCAGGAACTCGCCAACGGACTTCCCGCAGGTGGCCTTGCCACCTCGATTCCCTCACTGGTGGAAGGTGAAGCATGA
- a CDS encoding DinB family protein: MNAEQVVLESFSRNARVNRSLLGALTSEHLNLRDPAGGWTIGQHLCDMIDFRRGWMETIAPEQTEKVTYLHTMLDERTFGPRTQNLQEIQQILDQADQVAVEAVQEKLSADAGFQKVYESHPLMFLQHALVHDAHHRGQILMVLRMNGVPWTESDGPMWAPWRE, from the coding sequence ATGAATGCCGAGCAGGTGGTGCTGGAAAGCTTCAGCCGAAATGCCCGGGTGAACCGCTCTCTGCTGGGTGCCCTCACCTCTGAGCACCTGAACCTCAGGGACCCTGCTGGAGGCTGGACCATCGGGCAGCACCTGTGCGACATGATTGATTTTCGCAGAGGCTGGATGGAAACCATTGCCCCTGAACAGACTGAAAAGGTGACCTACCTGCACACCATGCTGGATGAGCGCACCTTCGGTCCTCGAACCCAGAACCTGCAGGAGATCCAGCAGATTCTGGATCAGGCGGATCAGGTGGCTGTGGAGGCCGTGCAGGAAAAACTGAGTGCAGATGCGGGGTTCCAGAAGGTTTACGAATCCCATCCCCTGATGTTTCTGCAGCATGCCCTGGTGCATGATGCCCACCACCGGGGCCAGATCCTGATGGTGCTGAGAATGAACGGTGTCCCCTGGACCGAAAGCGACGGTCCGATGTGGGCACCCTGGCGTGAATGA
- the nuoD gene encoding NADH dehydrogenase (quinone) subunit D, giving the protein MTLLDREASSLLHTEEMILNVGPQHPSTHGVLRLVVHMNGEYITRVVPHMGYLHTGFEKVMENRTYHQNVTFAPRTDYLHSFGHELAYVLSVEKLIGAEVPERAQHVRVILHELGRIHSHLVFFGTGMLDLGALTLLFYCFREKEWVQDLFEEVSGYRMNQGYFRVGGLSRDVPDGWLENVRKFAVEFDNRIDEYATMFANNPIFIARTTGIGKVTAEQCLDMGVTGPNLRASGVDFDHRRDNPYSGYERYKFDVPTAIEGDSHARFMVRLEEMRQSARIIRQALEMIQPGPVKDPNRKVSLPPRQELEASMEAVIHHFKLVTEGFHPPRGEVYVPVETARGEVGYYIISDGGSMPYRLKIRAPSFVNLQLMEVAGVGCQFADLITVLASVDPVLGDVDR; this is encoded by the coding sequence ATGACCCTGCTTGACCGCGAGGCGTCCAGCCTGCTGCACACCGAGGAAATGATCCTCAATGTGGGCCCGCAGCACCCCTCCACCCACGGGGTCTTAAGGCTTGTGGTGCACATGAACGGGGAGTACATCACCAGAGTGGTGCCCCACATGGGTTACCTTCACACCGGCTTTGAGAAGGTGATGGAGAACCGCACCTACCACCAGAACGTGACCTTTGCTCCACGCACGGACTACCTGCACTCCTTTGGACACGAACTGGCCTACGTGCTCAGTGTGGAAAAACTGATTGGGGCAGAAGTGCCCGAGCGTGCCCAGCATGTTCGGGTGATTTTGCATGAACTCGGGCGCATCCACTCCCACCTGGTGTTCTTTGGAACCGGGATGCTGGACCTGGGTGCCCTGACCCTGCTGTTCTACTGCTTCCGTGAAAAAGAATGGGTGCAGGACCTCTTTGAAGAAGTGTCCGGTTACCGCATGAACCAGGGCTACTTCCGGGTGGGGGGCCTCTCCAGAGACGTGCCCGATGGCTGGCTCGAAAACGTGCGCAAGTTTGCCGTCGAGTTTGACAACCGCATTGACGAGTACGCCACCATGTTCGCCAACAACCCCATCTTCATTGCCCGCACCACTGGCATTGGCAAGGTCACGGCAGAGCAGTGCCTGGACATGGGCGTGACCGGACCCAACCTGCGGGCCTCCGGGGTGGATTTTGACCACCGCAGAGACAACCCCTACTCGGGGTACGAGCGCTACAAATTCGATGTGCCCACCGCCATCGAGGGGGATTCCCACGCCAGATTCATGGTGCGCCTCGAAGAGATGCGGCAGTCTGCCCGCATCATCCGGCAGGCCCTGGAGATGATTCAGCCCGGTCCTGTGAAAGACCCCAACCGCAAAGTCAGCCTGCCCCCCAGGCAGGAACTCGAGGCGAGCATGGAAGCAGTGATTCACCACTTCAAACTGGTCACCGAGGGCTTCCATCCTCCCAGAGGCGAAGTGTACGTTCCTGTGGAAACGGCCCGGGGTGAAGTCGGGTATTACATCATCTCTGACGGGGGCAGCATGCCCTACCGCCTGAAGATCCGTGCCCCGAGCTTCGTGAACCTGCAGCTCATGGAAGTGGCCGGGGTGGGCTGCCAGTTCGCAGACCTGATCACCGTGCTGGCCAGTGTGGACCCGGTGCTGGGAGACGTGGACCGATGA
- a CDS encoding NADH-quinone oxidoreductase subunit C has protein sequence MDPLNELLDRLNLKLETGQLHHVVVERDDLLRVAREFQRAGFVLMDVVGADYSEYVDARPKRFACIYNLYRIPTRERIFMRIYLADSEEAPSLYSIWKAANYLEREVYDLMGIVFLNHPDLRKVLTPEDLEGHPLRKDFPLGETPTLFNEGRFIDPPAFRAGLTGQDRGLTGWRGGERVGDQSTPSFPPTVDVFEQNISKGGHK, from the coding sequence ATGGACCCGTTAAATGAACTCCTCGACCGCCTGAACCTGAAACTCGAAACCGGTCAGCTTCACCATGTGGTGGTGGAAAGAGACGACCTGTTGCGGGTGGCGCGTGAATTCCAGCGGGCCGGATTTGTCCTGATGGATGTGGTTGGAGCAGATTACAGCGAGTATGTGGACGCCCGTCCAAAGCGCTTTGCCTGCATCTACAACCTGTACCGCATCCCGACCCGGGAACGCATCTTCATGCGCATCTACCTGGCAGACAGTGAAGAGGCCCCCAGCCTGTACTCCATCTGGAAAGCGGCAAACTACCTGGAGCGGGAAGTGTATGACCTGATGGGGATTGTGTTCCTGAACCACCCGGACCTTCGCAAAGTGCTCACCCCTGAGGACCTTGAAGGCCATCCCTTGCGCAAGGACTTCCCCCTCGGAGAAACACCGACCCTGTTCAATGAGGGGCGTTTCATCGATCCACCAGCCTTCCGTGCAGGCCTCACCGGACAGGACCGGGGCCTCACCGGATGGAGGGGGGGAGAGCGCGTGGGCGACCAGAGCACCCCAAGCTTCCCACCCACGGTGGATGTCTTTGAGCAGAACATCTCCAAAGGAGGCCACAAATGA
- a CDS encoding NuoB/complex I 20 kDa subunit family protein, producing the protein MALNDLFTKDVQELENAGILFSSLEKLVAWGRSNSMWPATFGLACCAIEMMSSTDGRNDLARFGSEVFRASPRQADVMIVAGRLSKKMAPIMRRVYEQMPDPKWVISMGACASSGGMFNNYAIVQNVDSVVPVDVFVPGCPPRPEALIYAVTQLQKKVRGEAYDEKGEKLKAVDAWTR; encoded by the coding sequence ATGGCGTTAAACGATCTTTTCACCAAAGACGTGCAGGAACTGGAAAACGCAGGCATCCTCTTCAGCAGCCTGGAGAAACTGGTGGCCTGGGGACGGTCCAACTCCATGTGGCCCGCCACCTTCGGACTGGCCTGCTGTGCCATCGAGATGATGAGCTCCACCGATGGACGCAACGACCTGGCCCGCTTCGGGTCTGAGGTGTTCCGTGCCTCCCCAAGACAGGCAGACGTGATGATTGTTGCAGGACGCCTCTCCAAGAAAATGGCACCGATCATGCGCCGGGTATACGAGCAGATGCCCGACCCCAAATGGGTCATCTCCATGGGGGCCTGTGCGAGTTCAGGCGGCATGTTCAACAACTATGCCATTGTGCAGAACGTCGACAGTGTGGTTCCTGTCGATGTTTTTGTTCCCGGATGCCCCCCACGTCCAGAGGCCCTGATCTACGCGGTCACCCAGCTCCAGAAAAAAGTGCGCGGTGAGGCCTACGACGAAAAAGGAGAGAAGCTCAAGGCGGTGGACGCATGGACCCGTTAA
- a CDS encoding NADH-quinone oxidoreductase subunit A, whose translation MFLVAGGIGVLAVAVSAILGPKKPSRTKLMPYESGNDPEGSARERFPVHFYLVAMLFIVFDIETAFFYPLAVAYKKLGVFAFWEALTFVILVLVGYFYILKKGVLEWR comes from the coding sequence ATGTTCCTCGTCGCGGGTGGAATTGGTGTGCTTGCCGTTGCAGTGAGTGCCATTCTGGGACCCAAAAAGCCGTCCCGGACCAAATTGATGCCCTACGAATCTGGAAACGACCCCGAAGGCAGTGCCCGGGAGCGCTTTCCAGTTCACTTCTATCTGGTGGCCATGCTTTTCATTGTCTTCGACATTGAAACAGCATTCTTCTACCCGCTGGCAGTGGCCTACAAGAAACTCGGGGTGTTTGCATTCTGGGAAGCCTTGACCTTTGTGATTCTGGTCCTGGTGGGCTACTTCTACATCCTGAAAAAAGGAGTGCTGGAATGGCGTTAA
- a CDS encoding GNAT family N-acetyltransferase — translation MSQPTHSSSFSGLTWIDHQEALNLLYQEEVLNHKLIWACARNREIEAYRLPHNQGVVLWEPHHRQLMVSVLESCAYISSDLLGEAVLIEGPEKSIQGIVEAFPDLGYNPRTSLIYTLEAQDLKVDREFRRLRPDDHEAAGWLVHFNEETRGRTLTHTEALRMLYATYREFYILEHRQKCAAVAAVNRWTLHYQSVSFVYVPPESRGKGFGRRLMASLSAFILQEKRKKVILFADPDNDAANALYRSLGYQVHGNYTVLQQGS, via the coding sequence ATGTCTCAACCCACCCATTCCTCCTCCTTCTCTGGCCTGACCTGGATCGACCATCAGGAAGCTTTAAACCTGCTGTACCAGGAAGAGGTGCTGAACCACAAACTGATCTGGGCCTGTGCCCGCAACCGTGAGATTGAAGCCTACAGGCTGCCCCACAACCAGGGGGTGGTGCTGTGGGAGCCCCACCATCGCCAGTTGATGGTCTCGGTTCTGGAAAGCTGTGCATATATATCGTCAGACCTCCTCGGGGAGGCCGTGTTGATTGAAGGCCCTGAAAAGTCCATCCAGGGGATCGTGGAAGCGTTTCCAGATCTGGGATACAATCCACGCACCAGCCTGATCTACACCCTTGAAGCACAGGACCTGAAAGTCGACCGCGAGTTTCGCAGGCTCCGTCCAGACGACCATGAGGCGGCAGGCTGGCTGGTGCATTTCAATGAGGAAACCCGGGGCCGGACCCTCACCCACACCGAGGCCCTGAGGATGCTGTATGCCACCTACCGGGAGTTCTACATTCTGGAGCACCGCCAGAAGTGTGCTGCAGTGGCTGCGGTGAACCGCTGGACCCTGCACTATCAGAGTGTCAGTTTCGTGTATGTGCCTCCAGAATCCAGGGGCAAGGGTTTTGGAAGGCGGCTGATGGCCTCGCTGAGTGCCTTCATTTTGCAGGAGAAACGCAAAAAGGTGATTCTTTTTGCAGACCCCGACAATGATGCTGCCAATGCCCTGTACCGCAGCCTGGGCTATCAGGTGCATGGCAACTATACAGTGTTGCAACAGGGAAGTTAA
- a CDS encoding sensor histidine kinase, translated as MDSSVLLGSQFPQDAPQLQGLLGVPVRGAATPEELLQLTHQGVPSAIVLREGFSSSLSLPDLMAILSRRPDLGSTRMIAVVPVSQMQASFEGGADVVLPPDTSLPTLAQAVKRSLDRVTRESKFQTDVEELQKKVENHVKDERTRDQLVHMLVHDLKNPITAILGLLEIVKDDGERLIPPDLMNMIELAREESQHLLYLAANMLDVRKMQAGKMVLSLVHIRPNELEQVIEQAKLDVGIALKERRITVNVDRRFNHVPVDRDILRRIFANLISNAVKHTRTGGLIEVVVRSSASALELAVRDNGEGIPAQDIPNLFAAFEQSRLTMHSRFDTGMGLAFCRLAVEQHGGRIWVESERGKGARFYFTLPLEKHEDDDVEVLS; from the coding sequence GTGGATAGTAGTGTGCTGTTAGGAAGCCAGTTTCCTCAAGATGCCCCCCAGTTGCAGGGCCTGCTTGGTGTGCCCGTGCGTGGGGCTGCCACCCCCGAAGAATTGCTGCAACTCACCCACCAGGGCGTGCCCAGTGCCATTGTGCTCAGAGAAGGCTTCAGTTCCAGCCTGTCTCTGCCTGACCTGATGGCCATTCTGTCCCGCAGACCCGATCTGGGCTCCACTCGCATGATTGCGGTGGTCCCGGTTTCTCAAATGCAAGCCAGTTTTGAAGGAGGAGCAGATGTGGTGCTTCCTCCAGACACCAGCCTTCCCACCCTGGCCCAGGCCGTCAAGCGTTCGCTGGACCGGGTGACCCGCGAGTCAAAATTCCAGACCGATGTGGAAGAACTGCAGAAAAAAGTGGAAAACCACGTCAAGGACGAGCGCACCCGTGATCAACTGGTGCACATGCTGGTCCACGACCTGAAAAATCCCATCACCGCCATTCTGGGCCTGCTGGAAATCGTCAAGGACGATGGAGAACGCCTGATTCCCCCGGACCTGATGAACATGATCGAACTGGCCCGCGAAGAGTCCCAGCACCTGCTGTATCTGGCCGCCAACATGCTGGATGTGCGCAAGATGCAGGCCGGAAAGATGGTGCTCTCACTGGTGCACATTCGCCCCAATGAACTGGAGCAGGTGATTGAGCAGGCCAAGCTGGATGTGGGGATTGCCCTCAAGGAACGCCGCATCACTGTGAATGTGGACCGGCGTTTCAACCATGTCCCCGTGGACCGGGACATCCTCAGGCGCATCTTTGCCAACCTGATCAGCAATGCCGTCAAGCACACCCGCACCGGTGGTCTCATCGAAGTGGTGGTTCGCTCATCGGCAAGTGCGCTGGAACTCGCAGTGCGCGACAATGGGGAAGGCATTCCTGCCCAGGACATCCCCAACCTGTTTGCGGCTTTTGAACAATCTCGCCTCACCATGCACTCCCGGTTTGACACCGGCATGGGCCTCGCCTTCTGTCGTCTGGCCGTCGAACAACACGGTGGCCGCATCTGGGTGGAATCCGAACGGGGCAAAGGTGCCCGCTTCTATTTCACCTTGCCGCTCGAAAAACACGAAGACGATGATGTCGAGGTGCTCTCCTAA